A stretch of Brassica rapa cultivar Chiifu-401-42 chromosome A08, CAAS_Brap_v3.01, whole genome shotgun sequence DNA encodes these proteins:
- the LOC103834938 gene encoding ganglioside-induced differentiation-associated protein 2: MSTQISEIEQEQLLEKLEIFKIHGRDKRRRKILRIIGKFFPARFLSLDVLKTYLEEKIFPRLGRKPFSILYVHTGVQRSENFPGISALRAIYDAIPVNVRDNLQEVYFLHPGLQSRLFLATCGRFLFSGGLYGKLRYVSRVDYLWEHVRRNEIEMPEFVYDHDDDLEYRPMMDYGQESDHARVYAGAAVDSPVSSFSMRCIS; encoded by the exons ATGAGCACTCAGATATCGGAGATCGAGCAAGAGCAGCTGCTTGAGAAGCTCGAGATCTTCAAGATCCATGGCAGAGACAAACGACGACGTAAGATCCTTCGGATCATCGGCAAGTTCTTTCCAG CTCGGTTTCTCTCACTGGATGTGTTGAAGACGTATCTTGAGGAGAAGATCTTTCCTCGCTTAGGGAGAAAACCTTTCTCCATTCTCTACGTCCACACCGGCGTACAGAGGAGCGAGAATTTCCCCGGAATCTCAGCTCTACGAGCGATCTACGACGCGATTCCGGTGAACGTAAGAGACAATCTCCAGGAGGTTTACTTCCTCCACCCAGGCCTTCAGTCACGTCTCTTCCTCGCCACTTGCGGACGATTCCTATTCTCCGGCGG GTTGTACGGGAAGCTAAGGTACGTAAGCAGAGTTGACTACTTGTGGGAGCACGTGAGGAGGAACGAGATAGAGATGCCGGAGTTTGTGTACGACCACGACGATGATCTGGAGTACCGTCCGATGATGGATTACGGTCAAGAGAGCGATCACGCGAGAGTTTACGCCGGAGCCGCCGTAGATTCGCCGGTCTCGAGTTTCTCCATGAGGTGTATCTCTTAG